AAGTTGGCGCCATGGATCTGTTAGCTATATTTCTGCTCACCTTTATTGTGATGTTCTTTTGGCGTCGCCGAAAAGACGCTGAGCGTGCTCAACACTTAATCAAACAAAAATGTAAGACGCTAGAGCTACAGCTACTTGAAGTAAATTTTAAGCAAGAAAAACCGCAGAAAATGGCAGGCTACTGGCGCTGGTGTCGTTACTACCAATTTGAATTTTCTTCCACTGGCGACAGCCGTTACCAAGGTCAATTGATTATGGCTGGCAGCCAATACAAATTTGAGTTGCCCGTTTACCGAGTGGGGGATGATTTGTATGAGGGGTAGGCTAAGCACTGCTAATCGTACATCAGCGTTTCTGCCTTATTGCTATCAAACTCTTTCAAAGATTTACGTGCTAGCTGTCTAAAAGGTAGGGCTTTTACTATTTCTTCAAAGGGCTGAATAGCAAAGGCCCAAAAGATTGATACTTCAAAATAAAGAATCAGCAGTGCGCACAATGGAATTGAGATTAGCCATTGCCCTATAAAGTTGATTTTAAACACGCTGGTGGTTTTACCTAAAGCGCGTAAGGCATGTCCATGCACGGTATTGTAACCCCGCACTATCGGTAAAAAGATATACAAAGGTGCGATGAGACTAAGCGCTTGATAGGTTTCGGCATCTAAATCGGGGTAGATATTTGGCAGCATAAAGCTAAGCCCGGCAAATAGCAGCGCACATATCACCGATATTGCTACAGCAACATCAATACTTTTGTTCACATTTGCGCTTAAGTCATCGAGTTTTCTAGAACCAATGGCTTGGCTAATACTAATAGCAGAAGAGTGTGCCCAAGCGGCAATAAACTGGGTGCCGGCCCTAAGCCAAGGCATTACCAAAGTAATGGCCACATAAGCGTTAATGTTGAGCTGGGAATACAGCAGCTGATAAACGCTAATGCCAATTTGCAGGATGGTAACGTTCACAGCTACCGGGAAGATTTCCTTGCTATGTAGTCGAATGCTATTAAACAAAGCTGGCATCGACTGATTTAAACTTAGCTGTAGGCTTTGATCGGCTTTCAAACACAAACTTAAATAGCTCATGCGGATAACGATAGCTATTAAGCTACCCAAGGCTGCGCCCTCTACACCCATGCCCGAAAACTCACCCCAACCATGGATTAACAAGTAAGAGAGTATGGCATTAATGGGCATTTCAATGAGGTAGCCTTGGAGCGGAATTTTGCTTTTTCCTTGGCTGTTAAACAAAGCGATGATCACTTGGGTTATTGCAGTAAATAGCACCAAGTATTTTGAGATGGCTAGGTAACTGATTATTTGCTGCTGCAGTTTAGGGTCATCGGCTAGGGCTGTAACAATCGCTTGGTCACCCAGATGTAGTGCCAACCAAAAAATAAGCGCAACGCTCAGGTTTATTATTAAGCCTGCCCAAAAGCCTTTGGTAAGCGCTTGTTTATTGCCCGAACCAATTGCTCGGCTAAGCACCAATTGCGAGCCATTAGCCAAAGCCATTTGAATACCCATGATAAATGCCACCAAGGTAGCGGCTATGCCCATTGCTGCTAGTGGAATTTCGCCAAGTGGAGAAACCAACAAGGTATCTACCATCAACATTGATTGCATCAATAGGCCATTTAAAGCCAGCGGCCAGGCTAAGGCGATATTCTTTTTCAGGTAGGATTGATTAGGCACTATCGTCTCTAATTACAGCAATCGATTGAGGGTATGGTTTAGTATATATTATTTTGTAATACAAATTAATTGGGCGTAATCAAATTACGCTTAATTAAGCAGCATTTTTAAGGCATTAGAAAGTAACTTAACATGGCGCTGCCTCCAGATATGGCGCACAAACTCAGTGAAAAAGTGCGTATCCATCGTTGAGGGAAACGTTTGCCGTAGCGCCGACCTAGAAAGGCACCCAGTAAGGCTGCAGGAATTAAAGGTAGCGCGGCGTACACATGGGCTAAGGACATAAAACCCACCGAGCTTTGCACAGCCAGCGACATAATGCAGCTAGCCACAAAAAACGCCGACAGGTTTGCTCGTAAGTAACTGGCTTGCTGGTGCTGGAGAAGCAAAGCCATGGGGGGGCCGCCAATCGAGCTGCTCGTTCCCATAAAGCCAGAAATAACTCCCGCAATCGCCATGCGTTTTGGAGTGGGCGCAATGCGAATAGGAAATAAGCTGATTGCGACTGCGATGATTACCGATAAACCTAACCAAAATGACAGGCTTGCTAGATCGGCCCACAATAATAAAAGGCCGCCAGCGACCGAGCCAGGGATACGACCGATTATCGCAGCCTTTAAACCGCCAAAAGCGATGCTGTCTCGGTGTTCAAAGGCACTTAAGCTGGCCACTACTAGTGCAACAATTACCATTGGACCAGGCACATACACCGGTGACAGTTGGAACAGTAAGGGGGCGGCAATTACCGCGAGGCCAAAACCAATGGTGTATTGGACAAATGCGCCGAGTAACACCAATAAACAGGCTAATAGTGTAATCACTTACCACCTCGCTCACCCACCCAAGCCTTGGCTAAGCAAAGTGGGTTAAGTTGATAAAAGCTATTCGCTTAGTTGAGCGAATATATCGTTTGTTGCTGGTGACTAAGGGTTGCGAGCTCAATTAAGGCGATAACATCGCTAGCTTGTTGAGCGCTAACGCTTAATGCTTCACCTTTGGTCACTGCATTCACAAAGTTATCATAGAAAGCCAAATAATTACCTTTTATTAACGACTTATGTAATAACGCTTGGCCAGCTAGGTGGATCTCGCTGCGATTCGTATCTTGGCCAAAACTAGCAGAATTGGCCGATAGCCCCGCCGCTAGTTGCTGTTCTTGCGGATCCATTCCCCACTTAGCGTAGGAGCCTTTACTGCCATGTACTTGGAAGCGCGGACCGGGCTCAACCATTAAGGAGTTACAGCTAAGTTGTACTTTTTTGTCGGGGTATATTAGGTGTAAATCAAAACAGTCGGGTGTTTTTGCACCCTCGCGCTGAGTATCTAAATGAGCCCATAGTTTATCGGGCTTACCAAATAAGCTAAGCGCCTGATCGAGAAGGTGAGCTCCTAAATCGTAGAGTACTCCACCACCTTGCGGATCCAGCTCTTTCCAACGCTGTTTTACCACTGGACGATAGCGGTGAAAGTGAGCGGAATAAGAATGAATTTTGCCAAGGCTTTGGTTAGCAAGCAGTTGTGAGATAGTTAAAAAGTCACTGTCCCAGCGGCGGTTATGAAAAACGCTTAAACATTTGCTGGTTTGCTCGGCAACCTGCTGCAGTTGCAGGCATTGTTCGCTGGTTATGGCTAAAGGCTTTTCAACTATCACATGTTTGCCGGCTCGCATTGCTTGTTCGGCTTGCTCTGCATGTAATGAGTTGGGGCTAGCAATCACTACTATGTCGATGTCGGGGTGATTGATCAGGGTTTCACTATCTAAACACAGCGCTTTGGGGTAGGCAACAGCAACTTCCTGCTTGCGAGAACTGGCAATGGCAAACAAGTTAAGTAGCTGTTGAGCACTAATTAGCGGGCCGTGAAATACCCGTCCAGATAAACCAAATCCAATAATACCAACGTTTAACATGCGTGCTCCTAAATGGGCTTAAGGTAGAGGAATTGTCGCTAGCTTAATTGTCTCAGGTTGCTGGCGTATGACCGAAAGTAACCAAAGTTGCTCACCATCACTGGCAATAGCCTGGGCAGTGTCGCTTTGTTCTAAGGCTATTACTTGTAGCACTGCGCCAGACTGCGGCTCAATTTCTAATAAGCTGCTAAAGCGAGAGCTAAGCACAAACCAGCGCCCTTGGTGCAAGGTCATACTGCCTAGCTGGTATTGGGTAAACTGATCTTGTTGGCTAGCGTGGCTTAAGTTAAAGCTTTGCTGTTGCTTACCATCTCGGTCTCCACGATAACAGCGTTTTAAACCTTCGCGCTCACAGGTGTAAAATTCTTGTGCTTGTGGGTTCCAGACTAAACCAGCGGTTTTGTGGTGAAGGCCGTCGCGTATTAACTTGCGCTTGTCTACAAAGCGCCAGCTTTGCTGGCTGAGTTCAAAATACAGCAGCCGAGCGTCGCTAGAAATGCCTACAAGGTGATCGTCTACTAATACTAAGTCGGCAATATCGCCGCTGGCGGGTAGCTCTTCTAATCTAGCTTCGCTAAGTGCAGAATTTAAATAAGCCAGTTTTGCCGAACCAGTAACCAATACTGTTTGTGGTGCCAGCGTGCCCACTAGCCAATGTTGCTGTTTAGGTAACCACAGCAGGCTAGCGGCATTTGGGATCCCGTCTAATTGCGCAATTAGCTGTGGTTGTAGGCTTAATTCAGCTAAAGGGCTGTCTTGATACTCGCTGCTTGGCGGGGGAAACATCACCAAGCCAACGAGAGTGCCAATCATTAATAGGGCGATTAAACCAATAACTTTAAACATGCAGTGGCCACCTTGGCGACATCGAAAGAGATAAGCGCAAGCTATTCAGGCTTAGGCTGGTAATGACTTAAAAACATGGCAATGCAGCTTTCTACTAGCTCTGTTTGCTCGGCAGCACTTGGCATTGGCATGCGGTTGATGATTTGTGGCCAAAAGCAGCGACCTTTTAACATCGACAGAAACTGACTACTGGCTAAGCCGGGATTGTCGCTATGGATGCGCCCATCGTTAATGGCACATTCAAACCAATAGTTGATGCTGTTCTCTAAAGTCGCCATGTGCTGCATGGTTTCGATCATTTGCTCGGGCATATGAATCGCTTCAGCAATCACTAATCGAGCAAGGTCGATAAACTCTGGATCGGCGAACAACTGCAGTTCTTTATTCGCCAGTTGTGTTAGCTGTTCGGCTAAGCTGCGCTCGCTGGAGTATTGCATTTTGGTGGCTGCTGAAATCAAATCTAGCATCATACTTACAATGCCAATAAACAAGGCCTGTTTGCTTGGAAAGTGGTTATAAACCG
The Agarivorans aestuarii DNA segment above includes these coding regions:
- a CDS encoding DUF3301 domain-containing protein; this encodes MDLLAIFLLTFIVMFFWRRRKDAERAQHLIKQKCKTLELQLLEVNFKQEKPQKMAGYWRWCRYYQFEFSSTGDSRYQGQLIMAGSQYKFELPVYRVGDDLYEG
- a CDS encoding MATE family efflux transporter translates to MPNQSYLKKNIALAWPLALNGLLMQSMLMVDTLLVSPLGEIPLAAMGIAATLVAFIMGIQMALANGSQLVLSRAIGSGNKQALTKGFWAGLIINLSVALIFWLALHLGDQAIVTALADDPKLQQQIISYLAISKYLVLFTAITQVIIALFNSQGKSKIPLQGYLIEMPINAILSYLLIHGWGEFSGMGVEGAALGSLIAIVIRMSYLSLCLKADQSLQLSLNQSMPALFNSIRLHSKEIFPVAVNVTILQIGISVYQLLYSQLNINAYVAITLVMPWLRAGTQFIAAWAHSSAISISQAIGSRKLDDLSANVNKSIDVAVAISVICALLFAGLSFMLPNIYPDLDAETYQALSLIAPLYIFLPIVRGYNTVHGHALRALGKTTSVFKINFIGQWLISIPLCALLILYFEVSIFWAFAIQPFEEIVKALPFRQLARKSLKEFDSNKAETLMYD
- a CDS encoding sulfite exporter TauE/SafE family protein: MITLLACLLVLLGAFVQYTIGFGLAVIAAPLLFQLSPVYVPGPMVIVALVVASLSAFEHRDSIAFGGLKAAIIGRIPGSVAGGLLLLWADLASLSFWLGLSVIIAVAISLFPIRIAPTPKRMAIAGVISGFMGTSSSIGGPPMALLLQHQQASYLRANLSAFFVASCIMSLAVQSSVGFMSLAHVYAALPLIPAALLGAFLGRRYGKRFPQRWIRTFSLSLCAISGGSAMLSYFLMP
- a CDS encoding Gfo/Idh/MocA family oxidoreductase encodes the protein MLNVGIIGFGLSGRVFHGPLISAQQLLNLFAIASSRKQEVAVAYPKALCLDSETLINHPDIDIVVIASPNSLHAEQAEQAMRAGKHVIVEKPLAITSEQCLQLQQVAEQTSKCLSVFHNRRWDSDFLTISQLLANQSLGKIHSYSAHFHRYRPVVKQRWKELDPQGGGVLYDLGAHLLDQALSLFGKPDKLWAHLDTQREGAKTPDCFDLHLIYPDKKVQLSCNSLMVEPGPRFQVHGSKGSYAKWGMDPQEQQLAAGLSANSASFGQDTNRSEIHLAGQALLHKSLIKGNYLAFYDNFVNAVTKGEALSVSAQQASDVIALIELATLSHQQQTIYSLN
- a CDS encoding TetR/AcrR family transcriptional regulator, producing MTLSQKKRAQIINAAISEFKASGYAATSMDRVAQTAQVSKRTVYNHFPSKQALFIGIVSMMLDLISAATKMQYSSERSLAEQLTQLANKELQLFADPEFIDLARLVIAEAIHMPEQMIETMQHMATLENSINYWFECAINDGRIHSDNPGLASSQFLSMLKGRCFWPQIINRMPMPSAAEQTELVESCIAMFLSHYQPKPE